The Deltaproteobacteria bacterium DNA window CCGTCTAATCCACAAACCACAAAATTACTGGAACAGAATATTAAAGGTGAACAGTGTGCGATAGAAGTTTATAAAAAGCTTCTTGCAATGGTCGAAGGAAAAGACCCGATCTCTTATCATTTAATTCTTGAAATATTAGAAGATGAAGTGGAACACGAAGATGATCTGGAAGCAATAATGGAAGATCTAAAATCGAAAATTGAATAATATTTACAAATAATATGAAAAAGAGTGTGACTTTTAGTACACTCTTTTTTGCTAATAAATTTTTTTTGTTAATCTTGCCCTTTTAGGAATTTTATCATCTTGAAAATGTTTTTCAAGCCAGCCGTTTTTTACATTTTCTCTGGAATCAAAATATGAAACATAAGGTTTGATATCAAGCAAAGGTGTGCCGTCTAATATATCAACCTCTGAAAAAGTAATGATGTTTTCCTCAACCTTCTCAAGTTTAACAATAGAAAAACCAATTTTGTTTGGCCTGTTAGGACTTCTTATTGCAAATATCCCATGAGTTTCATCCTCAAGAAAAGGCTGTCCAACAATTTTTTCAGCTTTTGCCCTGTTAAAATAATAAAACAAAATTATATGGGAAAAACCTTCAATATCTTTAAGACCATCATTATACTCATCATAAATTTTAATAGATCCGGTTACTTCATGGTCAAATTTTCCTTGTATTGGTATGCCTTTCGAATCTTTATAAGGCGTGCGAATAATCCCAATAGGTTTAATCAGTATTTCAATTTTCATATTAAAAGGTGACAACTTTATCGCTTTCTTTCAAAATTTCATACATCAACTATAGTAACTGGACGTTGTTTGCAAGCTCGTATGTTGCTGCGTCCATCAAAAAGCACCAACGTATGCTTAGCGGCCAAGTTGTTGACAGTGTGGACAAAAGAAAGTGCTGCGACCGGTTTGAGTAATTTTTGCAATAGCTTGTTTACATCCATAGCAAGGTTTACCAGTGCGGCCATATACTTGCAAGCGCTTAGCGAAATATCCGAATTCACCATTA harbors:
- the tsaA gene encoding tRNA (N6-threonylcarbamoyladenosine(37)-N6)-methyltransferase TrmO codes for the protein MKIEILIKPIGIIRTPYKDSKGIPIQGKFDHEVTGSIKIYDEYNDGLKDIEGFSHIILFYYFNRAKAEKIVGQPFLEDETHGIFAIRSPNRPNKIGFSIVKLEKVEENIITFSEVDILDGTPLLDIKPYVSYFDSRENVKNGWLEKHFQDDKIPKRARLTKKIY